TAGCTCAAAGTACTATCGTGTATAATTCCAAAATCCTCAGATGACAAGAGGTTCCATTCCCCCCAGGCTAGTTATGCTTGCCCAGCTGCTTCTGTAAGTGGAAGATATCAGATATCTGATCATTTTCAGCATGGAAAGTTCTTCTCCTaatttggttgtttttgttttgaggcGCCATTGTCATGACTGCGGGTCACTTGCTGGCCTCGTTCCTGACGGACAGTCTTCTGGCATCACAGGCAATCCCACTTTCGGCCAAAGCAGAGTGTTTTCCTATGTTTGTTGGGTGAATGTTTTATTGTGTTTTAGATTTCTCTTTTGGACGCTTGGAAAGTTCCTTATTTCCCCTTAGGATGAGGTAATGTATGTCAACTAAGACCAGGTATTGTCCAGCAGAGGCATTGTCATTGAAGGTAGGTTACTTTGAGCTACAGGGAGCAGTCAGTGCACTCCTTACTTTTATCACTGTACCTGAGGACTGCAAGAACATTGTCATTGGGAAAGAAATCTAAATCCAAATATTTGTACTGCTTAGTTTCTACTGATATCCAGTCATTTGCATCTAGGTTCACCAGATGGAGTATGGAGAGCTCCTGAAATATCCTGTTAGAGTCTGCAACTGATGCACACTGCTTGAATACTGTTTGCCTGTTGGTGGTGGGACAGTGTGTGAGTAACGTTTGCCTGTTGGTGGCGTTATTCACAAGAAGCTCCACCTGTAGGTCGATTGTGTTTCTTGAGAAGTTGGTTAGATGAAAGTGCAAGTTGCAGTAGACCAAGTACAAGCCTGGCGTCTGGATCACCGGGTCTCCGTTGCTGTTGTACGTGATGTCTTGGAGAATACGATTTTTAGTCCACTTCAGTTTTGGACTATTTATTGGCTTTGacactagaaagaaaaggagaatgagCTAATACAATATACCAATATGGTGTATATTCTATTTAAACACACAAATGAGAGCTTGCTGGACTTATTTGCTGGTAAATGGTAGCCATGTATTCTGTCATTCTTCTATAGGAGACAACAACCACTGTCCTAGGCCCACTAGGCTTTAGGCTGAGAATTTTGAACACCTCTCTTCCCAACTTAAACCTCTTCTCCCAACTTAAACACAAGCAGATGTAGTCAAAATGTTGTCAGGAACATGTGGTGGGAAATAGTGGGCACAAAGAcattcaatttttgttttcatcatttaaaaacaaaatatttggttgctgaaaacttaaaaagaataaataattttCCCCACAAAACCAGTACTATTTTCATGAAAATATCCACTTAGTCAAAAGGCCATTTTCCAGCAAaattttttttatggaaaatcTTCAGCCAGTTTGAGATATAGGCTCCCATAAACTTGAATTAACTTGACTCATTCACTGACCTGTCATGTATGCCGCCGCTTTCTTAAATGAAGCATTCTGTAGGGTTGTTAAAACATCTAAATCATTCCCTGGAGGAAACAAAAGATAAATAACCATTGCAGTTTCATTTCCATTAGAGGGTTTGCTACCAGTATTCTTTTGCAGTGATTCTCCAACCCACACCATCATGAACCGTTCCCCATCCCAAGTAAAAAGGCCAAGTCCCATGGTTCTCAACGCAGCATAATCCTATTCTagcttcatttcattttttaatgaatgGAGAA
The DNA window shown above is from Lepidochelys kempii isolate rLepKem1 chromosome 16, rLepKem1.hap2, whole genome shotgun sequence and carries:
- the TNFSF8 gene encoding tumor necrosis factor ligand superfamily member 8, yielding MCSSLEQTFFPVNDSHEAAMNMTEAGVPRRLRATNKRYFYFTTASLTVCLVFALATVMVLIVQRKGLAPPEDGITHASRKGNDLDVLTTLQNASFKKAAAYMTVSKPINSPKLKWTKNRILQDITYNSNGDPVIQTPGLYLVYCNLHFHLTNFSRNTIDLQVELLVNNATNRQTLLTHCPTTNRQTVFKQCASVADSNRIFQELSILHLVNLDANDWISVETKQYKYLDLDFFPNDNVLAVLRYSDKSKECTDCSL